The DNA segment AACATATCTcgtttttttttatccctatcacaCCTCCTATATCCGCTCTAACAAACATCCCGtaaaggttttttttattattattgaaagTGAAACCATAAAGTTAAAAGAGTAATTTTGTCTTGAAAATGAATGATTTAGGGAATTTTTAGCAATTTCCAACATAAATTTTATCCCCCAAAATAAGTAATTGGAAAACAACTTTACAATAATTTAATCTAAGTTGCAATTATTAATTTGTTTGATGTAGCCACTTTAAATTTCAACATCCACAATGGAAAAGGATTATTCATAGTTATGGAAATTAAATGTGGAaccatatattatatattttttataataaatgtGTAACCATATTATGTGGTCctaacttataaaaaaaataaaatatatttgagACAAAGATTGTGTTATTATTGTTAATTAGGGTTGTAAATAAGTCAACTTGCGCATATACAGGAGGGTCCGGAGGGGCCCGAGCCCCTCCAGACGCCGGAACCACCATGATCAGGGGTAGTTCCGGCCTCCACAAAATTTAACAATTATATTAGTCAATTGGTTATTTGATTAAACTTTGATTAGGTATTTGATAAATTGGGCATTTAACCTAGAACTTTGATAGGGTAGTCGATAAATTGGCACGACCAAGGGCAGTTTCGACCCCTCTCTCTACAAAAAATATTAATGGCGTGCTCGTTTACCACCAAGAAGTGTTGGGCTAtttctaaatctaaatttctagtttttttttgcGGGTTAGGCcctcctaaatccaaatttctattttgtttttcttgtctaTTAGGCCTTCTCAGTCCAAATTTAGgtctccctaaatccaaattttttattgaacagaaatttttttacatgttaagaatttTAGACACAATCTACCTTAATTTTAAGAAGTTttcttaaaaattggttcttgaccattcaaattataacacgtatatatatgAAAAGAATTTGAACAATTTCGAtttagcaaatttttttttacgcaTGCATGTGCAAGATCGGCCCCTCCAACCGACCGATCTCGTATTCGCCACTGTGCGCATCTGCCCAATAAAAGCTCGATAATGTTCAGTTCGATTTATAATCGAGCTCAACAGCTTACGAACAGAACGTTGAGCTCAAACTCGTCAATTTTCTAATGAGCAGAGTATAAACAGATCAAAACTTGACTCGATTTCAACCTAATTATTGTCATAACAACCCTAATTTTAAGTACTTTATTGATACGATTTCTTTTTTGACatcgtaaatattttattttttataatagggataaggtacaaaaatacccctaacgtttacagccacgagcaattttacccctaacgtctaaaatggtacaattttaccccaatATTGGCATTCAAGAGCAATTGTACCTTAACGTtgtcaagttggatcaatttgagaaataattcatcaaactgtcttcacggtcatgaatattgtcatctacacttcaaatgtgagtcattttatcactaattagtaacagatcataaacatatgactagacgtaatattttttaaataaaaaattaaagaaatatatagttttttttgtactgagtttgacaaaaaaccgaatttataaatattaatctccaaattctaatattaaattacaaaaagtatgaaatattttttttaaataaatataaaattggtacataataagtaaaaaatatgtgttttataatgtctgaaattgaagtaaaattgctcttaactgccCACGTCAGgaataaaattgtacaattttagacgttaggggtaaaattacttctggcGATAAACATTAgcggggcgtttggtattctattggatAAAGGTTGGAaaagggataaggataaaaatacaATAGTCggaaattattattcaatgttcgGTATGTGGGATATGGattgggataaaataatacattttactattttaaccttatttaaactacgtaacattaatttgagggataagatggacttttccatcgcAAGAGCTTATCTCACCCCCTCGTGGGTATAGGATTTAAGGGATAAGAGGCTTATCcctcatccgtctcactctcctatctcccaaacaaacacgggataacttatctcatgttttttatccctatcccacctcctatatcccttctaacaaacaccccgtagAAGTATTTTTGCGCCTAATCCCtttataatattatgaatttgaactGAATCTCACGATTCGTTTGGATTCATGAGTCACAATTCGCATGAGAATTTCAATTCACGAGTCGAATCTCAATTTGAAAACTTTCTCAATTGCAACAACATCTGAGTGACCAAATCACCGAGTTCGCATTTGACCGGAACAAGTCAAATTTTCACAAGTTGCCCACTTGAGAGTTTGAGATAGAAAGAACAAAGAAGAAGTAGCTTTCTACTTTTCTATGGGCAGAAAGTGAacacaaaagaagaaaaatctgcACTTCAAAATTGAAGAGCTAAATTCCAAAGCAGACGCTATCTCACATCTGAACATGAAATTacacaaatttaaaaaactAAATGTCAAAACATCTGAATATGACTTCTCACAACTCTAACATCAAGTCGAATTACGCATTTTTCAATCACCGGGTTCAGTGTTAGATATTTAAAACATCGGTTTCAAATGTCAGGCGTGTCGGATGCTGATATCTGGCATCTGACACTAAAACCGATGTTTTAAACAATGGATTCTTTGCTTTTGAAACCGGTGTGGTTGGTTTCGTACGCCTTCTGACAACCCAAACATAAACATTAGACCCGGAAAAAATTTAACCAGCCTTGAGGATTTCTCCTTGTAAACAGCAAGAGAAAACAATGATAATGGACAAAGTTTGAAACTTTATGATTGGTGCTTCTTCTTCGGGTATTCAGTTCGGTTCATATGTCAGATGCCAGGCGTGTCGGATGCTGATATCTGGCATCTTACACTAAAACCGGTGTTTTGATTCTTTGCTTTTGAAACCGGTGTTTTGAACACCGGTTGGTTTTGTATGCCTTTTGATAACCCAAACATAAGCATTAGACCCGGAAAAAATTTAACCGGCCTTGAGGATTTTTCCTCATAAACAGCAAGAGAAAACAATGATAACAGATAAAGTCTGAAACTTTAAGATTGGTGCTTCTTCGGGTATTCAGTTCGGTTCAAAAATCTCCAAGATCCATGCTCAGCCCTAATCTCTAACATCAAGTGGAAATACAGATTTTTCAATCACCGGATTCAGATATTATTGCAACTGAGAAAGTCGCAACTGACACCGGTACTTAAAACATCAGTTTCAAATGCCAGGCGTGTCGGATGCTGATATTTGGCATCTGACACTAAAACTGGTATTTTCAAGACTGGCTTCTTTCCTTTTGAAACCCGTGTTTTGAACACCGGTTGGTTTCGTACACCTTCTGACAACCCGAACAGAAGCATTAGACCCGGAAATTTTTTAACCGGATTAAATACAGCAAGAAAAAACAGTGATAATGGACAAAGTTCGAAACTTTAAGATTGGTACTTCTTCACTAACACAAATTTTATCATAAACATGGACAAAAGCGAAACAGCTTCacacatgaaaatatgaaaaacggaacaaaaacgaaaaaacaattGACGGAGAGTTTGGATGATTTTACAAAAATTCCAATTTCTACCCAcactagagagagaaaggatgATTTTCCCAGACACACTAATATAGCCAGGCCAACCTCTCCGGTccgattttttttaacatttaaatGACCCTATGAATATATTTTTCCCCCCTTCTGTCGAAAAATAAACCATACAGAAACAAGgaaaatgaaagaatagaaatttaattaagaaaattcGGGAGTAATAGAAACCTTCTTTTTTTGTGTGCTTTTCCGTTGTCATTTTCGGTTCTTTGTTTCTCCGGCCGCCTTCTTCTTGTCGTCCTTTCCTGGCACAAACCTTGGTAAGTTTAAAAGGGTGTTGACGCGGGAAACTCCTTCAAGAGCAGACCATTCGATCGCGTAATCTGATTGCATTGCTTCGTCTTTGTTCGGtgagtcttcttcttcttcttcttctgtgttGCCTTCCGGAACTACTACCTCCTTCCCGTTTCGCACTGTGCCTGAACGACCGAGGTCGGTTGGAGCAGGGGTATCGTCGTCTTTTGGACTGGGAATGTCTGCTTGGTTGACTGAATTAGGCTGCTCTTTGGCGTTGGCGTTGGCGTTAGCATTCTCGTTGGTGTTGTCAATGCGAGCAGTAGACGAGATGTTCGAGTCAAGGAAGAGGCAGACAACGGCGCAATCGTCCACTTTGGAGGTGGGATACTTGTATCTCCAAGCTCGAACTGCTGACTCAACCAAGGCTCTAGCCGCTGAGGACCGTGTCGGGACTGATGCTACGATGTCTACTACCTCTTTATTTGAGAGAACATCCCAAATCTACAATCAAGCAAGACTCTGTTAGATTgcggaaaaaggaaaaaaagtgaGAACCGTCCATCGACTTACCCCATCAGTAGCCAAGACTATAAACTCATCCTTCTCGTTTAGGCGACGGCAGGATATATCAGGCACAGATATAAGTCCGAAATCCTTCAGGCAGAAATCTCCAAAAGCTCGTGCCATGGCGAGGCCAGGAGAGTCATTGTTCGGCAGCCAAACTCTAGCTACCTCAGGTTCATCGTGAAGAGCAAAAACACGCCCTCTACACTTCCgaattctctctgcttccgctgtAAGAAACCAATTAAAAAAAGGACATAAGCTACAGAGGTAGAATGCAAGATATAAAACCGAAATCTATAACAGCGGCTCGGTTAAAAACCATGCATCAACCACAGCGCGATAAAAGAACCATAGCTCCCACTCAAATTGGCTGTTTCACCGCATCGGACCTAACTTCAGCATCGCACCAATAATTAGGCCTTGCTGAGCTAAGTTCACGTTAGATCATAAACCGTCATGGTCGCTTTCGTTTGTCTTACTCATAAGCGATCTATAGTATTGTTTCGTAAAGCTCATCAATGGCGTTATTCGGGAGTCGTCGgtacaaaagaaaaagggaaggGAGCTACCTGGAAGATTTGGTTTTAGATCAACTGTGAGCTGAACCGCAATGAGAGAGTTATCCCTGTCTCGTGTACCCATCACAGCTCTCGAGTCCCCAACATTACCAACAATAAGATATTGACCCTGCACGAAGAACCCGAAACAATTGGAGAAGAACATTCACGGAATTCAATTATTGCGGCAAAACAAGTGAAATAAATACCTGCTTGATCAATGTGACTGCGGTCGTACCACTGCAAAAGCAATCGATATTACAATGCACCCTAAGTTCCCTGTCCATGACTTTGAACGCCTTCAGAAACGACTCTTTCAGTGTCTGAAAGATTTCCGGATTCTTCGCAGTTTCCTCGAGATCAGCTGAGGCCCTCAATTCGTCTTCCGCAGAGACAAAAGCGGAGGTGTCTTCAGAGTTCATACTTCCGGCAGTATTAAGGCTAATCTCTTTGAGAACATCTTCGGTGTTTATACTCATTTCCCAGTTAGCGCTCAGTTTTAGGGGAAGATGATCTCTCACTCGTTTAGCAACCATATGACCGTAAGGACCGTGACCATCAAAAACTCCACAAAACACCGTATCTGTCCTCGATCCAAAATTCTGGAAAAGACATAATACGCACAAAGTGAGAAAGAATCATTGAGTTTTCGAAAGACCAAAAGGGTTTATACATAATCAAATACCAATTAAAGTCGGTTAACGAAACACTTGAATCAAAGATGAAGCACTAAGTAAGtttcatttcaatttcaatcATTTGTTTTCATAGAATCTATTAATCGGACAGACATAATTCTGACAGATTGCCATACTTCCGAATTTAATGTAAGAATGGCTTGATTTCTTCGAAACATTTACAATTAATAATCTGACAGAACGATAATGTTCGGTTCCTTATAGGTATGGAGACCAATAAATGCAATTAAAGCCAGACACCAACTTTTTCATGGAATTGATGAATACACATAAAGACTCGCAGAAAATACGAAATTTCATCGAAGATTTAGTTAGATAATTGAAACATACGGGTTTCGAATATTTCGATGTACATGACAGGACCATAAAGGGATGAAAATTCCCGATATGATAACACGATTTATAAAGACAACCAAACTGACACAACAACGATTTacacaattatcatttttcttgaATTTATATCTTATATAATCATATAACGTAACACAATTTTGACACAATGACCCGAATTTCCACCCGCAAATCAGAAAATCCGGGTTCTGACTGAATAGAAGGAAATTTTGctgaaaaaaataaagatactgTCAGAAACCAGAAGCAATTGTTATGAAATTACTGCATAAGGACTGTTTCAAATTCAATCCCTTATTCAAGAACTATGTGACATGACATGGAAACCGAACAGATACGAAAACTGAAACAGACACCGAAAAAACatatttgtaacaaaaaaacatgaaaaaatagattttttttcatTGTAAAAGATGATCCGAAATATATAGGGATTTACAGAACATGTGATTGGCATTAATCTACTTCTGAAACACATTACATTCTAGGAACGAGTTTCCACGCTTTAAAATCAATGTTTTCGTGCAACATAATTGAACAATTACGCGGATATATAACAAAAATCGATTTAAATTTCAACAAATTTATGCAACACAGAGAAATTATTACCTCCCAAACAAGCATAGCATCTTGATTAGTCCCTTTCTTGCCTTGTTGGGTGAAAAGCGAAGCGATATTGCTCGACCCGTTTAAGAACAACCTGCCAGGAATCCTGTGCAAAGGTTCTTCTCTTCTATAATCAAAAGAAGGATGCCTTGACCCTGGTTTTTTCTTCgagttcttcctcttcttcaccCCGAAACCCGGGGAAGAAGAAGGCGAACCAGGGCGAGGGCTCCTGCTTTCTGCAGATAAGCAGGACCCCATTCTAAGGGCCCTGATAATACTTAATATGCAATCCAGACCAGCCACACAGTAATAACCACTGTTTTCAGATGACGGATCCGTAACAACTGATTGGTGAAAAATCCTAAAATCTTTCAAAACCTAACCCTAAGATCAATCAACCAATCAATCAATCAAATCCCCAAATTTCTAATTCAAACAATCTTTCTCAAATTCAGAATCTAACCTTTCGAATTTACACCTTAATAATTGCATCTGATCTCTTAATTACAACGCAAAACATCTACAACTAACAATCTATGAACAAATTGAAACATACTCATGAATTTTCACTAAATAACCTTAGATTTGCCTTAAATCCACCTGAAATCGC comes from the Euphorbia lathyris chromosome 5, ddEupLath1.1, whole genome shotgun sequence genome and includes:
- the LOC136228769 gene encoding probable protein phosphatase 2C 33; amino-acid sequence: MGSCLSAESRSPRPGSPSSSPGFGVKKRKNSKKKPGSRHPSFDYRREEPLHRIPGRLFLNGSSNIASLFTQQGKKGTNQDAMLVWENFGSRTDTVFCGVFDGHGPYGHMVAKRVRDHLPLKLSANWEMSINTEDVLKEISLNTAGSMNSEDTSAFVSAEDELRASADLEETAKNPEIFQTLKESFLKAFKVMDRELRVHCNIDCFCSGTTAVTLIKQGQYLIVGNVGDSRAVMGTRDRDNSLIAVQLTVDLKPNLPAEAERIRKCRGRVFALHDEPEVARVWLPNNDSPGLAMARAFGDFCLKDFGLISVPDISCRRLNEKDEFIVLATDGIWDVLSNKEVVDIVASVPTRSSAARALVESAVRAWRYKYPTSKVDDCAVVCLFLDSNISSTARIDNTNENANANANAKEQPNSVNQADIPSPKDDDTPAPTDLGRSGTVRNGKEVVVPEGNTEEEEEEDSPNKDEAMQSDYAIEWSALEGVSRVNTLLNLPRFVPGKDDKKKAAGETKNRK